The Quercus lobata isolate SW786 chromosome 9, ValleyOak3.0 Primary Assembly, whole genome shotgun sequence region TATTGTTTCGAGCGTGCAAGGACTGTGTGGCTCATTGGTgattttttcggcatcatcagttggcgtcATCTTTGGGAACAACAACAACTTGTAAGCCATATAAACGCTTTCCAAataaagagttgcatggtacttactcgctCGATGGTGACTACCAACAATGTTCAAGGAGGCGAGCCGCAACCCACTACCCTGGAGAGACAGGTCCAAACCCTCACAGCAGCAATGGAatgcctcaccaaacaaaaccaagtCCTAGAGGAACAACTATGGTAGAAGAACGTAGCGATGGGTACCCAAGAGGAAGACCAAGAAGGTACCAGCACTGACCGAAGGAACCAAGAGGGGCCAGAGGGTAGTAATGCCCCAAGTAGACCTGATAGACAAGACATGAGCCGTCCATTCATCACTGATACAGCTCCGCCCCACATCGTCGAGGAGATGTAGATGATGAAAGAATGGATGGACTTCATGATGAACGCGCTCAAGGGGAGAGTGGCTAGTGACCTTAACTATCTAGTCCACTAAACCAATTCACCATTCACCGTgtccgtcaactccttccccctacCATAGAAGTTCCACATGCCGCAAATAGAAAGCTACAACGGAGCCAAAGACCCTCTCGATCACTTGGAATCATTCAAGAtcctaatgcaccttcaaggagtagcagacgagatcatgtgtagggccttccttACCATGCTAAGGGGTCCCACGAGAATTTGGTTCAACAGTTGATGCCCAACTCAATCAACACTTTCAAGGACCTAAGTGCCCAGTTCGCCTTACACTTTATCGGGGGACATAGATATAAGAAGTCAACCATATGCTTAATGAGCATTAGACAATAGGAGGATGAGACGCTAAGGTCTTATATAGCCCGCTTCAACAAGGAAGCACTTTCGATTAACGAAGCTGACGACAAGATCCTTGTAGCAGCCTTTATGAATGGGCTACAAAAGGGTAAGTTTTTATTCTCCTTATACAAGAATGACCCGAAAACCATGTTGGAtgtgctttacagggccaccaagtacatgaatgctgagGATGCGCTGTTGGCCCGCGAGGAGAAACCTAAGAAGAGAGAAAGGCAGGAGGAAGCCCGGTAAGATAAGGGCAGAAAGATGGCTAGAACAGGAGATAAAAGAGATGATCAAAGATCCAAGCCCCCGACAGGGAGATTCACAAACTTCACCCCCCTGAATACCCCGATTGATCAGGTACTGATGCAGATCAAAGACGAAGGAGCCTTAACTTTCCCCGTCAAATTGAAGGGTGACCCCAGCAAAAGGCCCAGGGATAAATATTGCCATTTTCATCAAGTCCACAGTCACAACACGTCTGATTGCTATGACCTAAAACAGCAGATAGAGGCCCTCATTAGGCAAGGGAAATTGCAAAAATTCATCGGCAAGGAAGGAACAGAACAAAACCCAGGAGTACCAGCCCGAAGAAAAAATGAGCGACCCAGGCCACCCATGggagacataaggatgatcaCAGGGGGCAGTACTTCTAGTTCCTTTAAGAAGGCACATAAGGCATACCTACGGATGGTTCAGAATATTCAACTAACAAGATATGCCCCGAAGATGGTGCGGGTTAACAATCCTGTAATTGAGTTCACGAAGGAAGATGCCCGACGTCTCCACCACCCACATGATGATGCACTCGTAGTCAGTATACGGGTAGGAGACTATAAAACCTACAGGGTAATAATAGAAAACGGAAGCTCCACGGACATCTTATACTATCTAGGTTTTCAGCAGATGAGAATAGAGAAAGAACAATTGATCCCAACCAACGCCCCGCTCGTAGGATTTGGAGGAACAAGGGTGTATCCACTGGGTACGATCATCCTACCAGTGACAGTCGGAGATTACCCTAAACAGATCACGAAGGACGTGACCTTCCTAGTCATTGACTgctcatccacatacaacaccaTATTGGGACGTCCTACTTTGAATTCATGGAAGGCTGTAACATCAACCTACCATTTGATGATCAAGTTTCCCATCAAGTGGCAGCGCGTGAATGCTACATTGTCATGCTAGAGATGGATGATCACCAGAAAACTATGTGCATAGGGGAACAACGAACAACAGCAGAACCAGTGGAAGAGCTAGAGGAAGTGACTCTTGATGACTCAAGGCCCAAACGAATGACTAGAATGGGTACGTTGGCTAGTCTGTCGGTTCGTCATGCACTCACGATGTTTCTAAGAGAGAATCAGGATGTATTCGCCTGGAGTCATGAGGACATACCAGGGATTGACCCTTCAGTCATGGTTCACAGATTGAATGTATCACCCTCATCCTCTCCCGTTCGATAGAAAAAGCAAGTGTTCGCTTAGGAGTGAGACAAAGCGATAGCTGAGGAGGTTCGGAAGTTACTAGAAGCAGATTTCATTCGAGAAGTATACTGCCCGAACTGGTTAGCAAACGTGGTTATGGTCAAAAAGGCCAATGGaaagtggaggatgtgcgtagacttcacagacctcAACAAAGCCTGCCCTAAGGACAGTTACCAGCTTCCACGAATAGATACCTTGGTAAACTCAACTACGAGACATCAGCTGCTGAGCTTCATGTACACATTCTCAGGATACAACCAGATCAGAATGGAGGAGGctgatcaagaaaaaacttccTTTGTTACCAGCCAAGGACTCTTCTTctacaaagtgatgccattCGGACTCAAGAATGCAAGGGCAACGTACCAGAGattaatgaacaagatgtttgcacaCCAGATCGGGAGGAATGTGAAAGTTTATATggatgacatgctggtgaaaagcTTACGAGAAGAGAACACCTGAGCGACCTTCAAGAGACCTTTGACACCCTTCGAGCATACAACATGAAATTGAATCCGAATAACTCTGTGTTCAGGGTTAATGCAGGGAAATCCCTAGGATTCATGGTATCCCAAAGGGGTATCGAGGTTAATCTAGAGAAAATACAAGCTATAATGGAACTAGCCCTACTGAAGACGATCAAGGAGGTGTAGAGCTTGAATGGCAAGATAGCAgcactaaacaggttcgtctcaaGGGCGACAGATAAATGCCTACCCTTCTTCCACGTATTGAAGAGATCATTTGAATGGACAGACGATTGCCAGTAGgcatgttaggacatatgtgtttcacttgttaggaacatatgtcactactttatgtaattggtttatcctttgacaaaacgcactttacttgtatgtggatagatttaggatgtgcataaatacttcaagaaaccatatttcaagattaagtgttgaagccttcaagtctgtctaagaaaataagctaatagtgcagattcattaaagctcgacagctgcatctattgagcttaagaaagctgttcaaagccCAGTGTACTCGACAGTTGCTcaacacctcctatctgtcgagctttaaggatttcagaattctaatatgattttcttggaatccgtgaatatgtctttgggctttcttttctcctaaccttagacatataaaaggattgttttaagggccgtcaaacagttcacaagttgcataagtattgagcaaactctgttcaagaaaattgtgatcggagacgaaattcttgccctagtttatctctttctcttgaagaagttgttgtgtatgtgcaccatagggttttgtgaccaagcatcttcttgatcttcatcgtgtggatgaactgaagaactttacaaccaacaatctttttagttggtgattgaagtcgcgtactgggatccacgcaattggttagtcatgtacttgggagtcgtgcatcagaaaggggaactgtcactacagaacaagtccaattgggtattagggtaagggttcaactgtaggttggtaaggtacttgggattcctttacttgtaaccgcttgttgtgataatagtggagtttcgagagtggtgacctgaaaatcacccagtagggtttttgccattaggttttccccattcgtaaataaatcactgtgttatttattttccgttacataattagtttattggtgatttgtttatgctaccactcgtttgcatgataaattgattaattaataacttgactaattaattaattaattaatttctatcacaaggggtcattcagtttgtggcctatcaaggcGTTCGAAAATATAAAGTTGTATCTTTCATCTATTTCATTACTCAGCCAATCCAAGCCAAAGGAAGAGCTCTATCTGTATTTAGCTGTCTCGCAAACCGCTGTCAGCGTAGCTTTGTTAAGAGAAGAGGATGGGTTGTAGAAGCCTGTTTACTTTACAAGCCGAGGGTTTCGAGGAGCAGAAGCAAGGTATCCCCAAATGGAGAAGCTGACGTTCACATTGGTGACTGCAGCATGAAAACTCAAGTCATATTTCCAAGCATATACTATTGTTGTCTTGATGGATAAGCCCCTAAGAAAAGCCATGAGTAGCCCCGAAGGAGCAGGATGAATGGCATTGTGGGTAGTCGAACTAAGTGAATTCGATATACGATATCGTCCGCGTACTACCATAAAGGGGCAGGTGATGGCTGACTTCATCGCTGAATTCACTCTCATGGAAGGCCAGGGGGCAAAAATGGCTCCATAATGGAGCGTTCATACAGACAGATCTTCAAATAAGCAAGCAGGAGGCGCCAGTGTGGTACTCCGTACCTCGGAAGGAGATAAGATCAAGTGCATGATCCGCCTGAACTTTCCTATGATCAATAATGAGGCAGAATACGAAGCTTTAGTGGCAGGATTGGACCTCGTAAGAGCGGTAAGAGATGAAAATATGGTCGTATATTGTGACTCCCAAGTCGTAACCAGTCACGTTAATGGTAACTACGAATGCAAGaacaaaagaatgaagaagtaccttgagGAGCTGAAGGCTTGAATCGGCGGTCACCAAATCAAGTTCGTCCAAATGCCAAGGGAGGAGAACGAATGTGCCGATCGTCTTGTGAAGGCCACCTTAGCAGAATATATGCTCGTCCCTGATCAGGTACTATCCTTCGTCCAAATCTCTTCTCTCATAGATGAGGTTACTAGTGTGCAGGAGATAGGTACTGAAAGCAACTGGACCACGCCATTAGTCTCCTACCTAAGGAATGGCATGCTACCAGATAGGAAGGACACCGCTAGAAAATTGAAGGTCCAAGCATTGCGTTTTGTTCTAATAAAAGAAATCCTATATAAAAGAGATTTCTCCCGTCCGTAACTAAGGTGTTTAGGCCCCGAGGAGGTGGACTACGTCGTAAGAGAGGTCCACGAGGGGATCTGCGGGAACCATTCGGGGGCACAATCGTTGGTGAACAAGCTGATTCAAGCaggatactactggcctacTATGAAAAAGGACGCACAAACTTATGTCAAAGCTTGCGacaagtgccaaagattcggCAATGTCATCAGACAACCGCCGAAGGAACTCACCCCTATGACGACCCCGTGGCCGTTCGCTCAATGGGAATTAGATGTCCTGGGCCCCTTCCCAACAGCAGTCAGGTAGCTAAAATT contains the following coding sequences:
- the LOC115961893 gene encoding uncharacterized protein LOC115961893; this translates as MARTGDKRDDQRSKPPTGRFTNFTPLNTPIDQVLMQIKDEGALTFPVKLKGDPSKRPRDKYCHFHQVHSHNTSDCYDLKQQIEALIRQGKLQKFIGKEGTEQNPGVPARRKNERPRPPMGDIRMITGGSTSSSFKKAHKAYLRMVQNIQLTRYAPKMVRVNNPVIEFTKEDARRLHHPHDDALVVSIRVGDYKTYRVIIENGSSTDILYYLGFQQMRIEKEQLIPTNAPLVGFGGTRVYPLGTIILPVTVGDYPKQITKDVTFLVIDCSSTYNTILGRPTLNSWKAVTSTYHLMIKFPIKWQRVNATLSC